A stretch of Arachis hypogaea cultivar Tifrunner chromosome 15, arahy.Tifrunner.gnm2.J5K5, whole genome shotgun sequence DNA encodes these proteins:
- the LOC112749566 gene encoding probable sugar phosphate/phosphate translocator At1g12500, with amino-acid sequence MVEAQTWTTRRMSNPRLLDTTTNDSVVNIPTTPTADERSNNGAHHFFFFGSSQYSVSISPNILTALIIASWYFSNIGVLLLNKYLLSFYGYRYPIFLTMLHMLSCAAYSYGAINFLELVPLQHIHSKKQFLKIFALSVIFCFSVVCGNTSLRYLPVSFNQAIGATTPFFTAIFAFLITCKKESGEVYLALMPVVFGIVVASNSEPLFHLFGFLVCVGSTAGRALKSVVQGILLSSESEKLNSMNLLLYMAPMAALILLPFTLYIEGNVAAVTLEKARGDRFIVFLLVGNATVAYLVNLTNFLVTKHTSALTLQVLGNAKAAVAAVVSVLIFRNPVTVMGMTGFAVTIMGVVLYSEAKKRSKLTSH; translated from the coding sequence ATGGTGGAGGCACAGACATGGACAACCCGTCGAATGAGCAATCCGAGGTTGCTGGACACGACAACCAACGACTCTGTCGTGAATATTCCGACCACACCAACAGCAGATGAACGCAGCAACAACGGCGcccaccacttcttcttcttcggttCATCACAGTACAGCGTCTCCATCTCCCCCAACATCCTCACAGCACTCATAATCGCGTCATGGTACTTCTCCAACATCGGCGTTCTCCTCCTCAACAAGTACCTCCTCAGCTTCTACGGTTACCGCTACCCAATCTTCCTTACAATGCTTCACATGCTATCCTGCGCCGCCTACAGCTACGGTGCCATCAACTTCCTCGAGCTCGTTCCATTGCAGCACATCCACTCCAAGAAGCAGTTCCTTAAGATCTTCGCTCTCAGCGTCATCTTCTGCTTCTCCGTCGTTTGCGGCAACACTTCCCTCAGGTATCTACCGGTTTCCTTCAACCAAGCCATTGGAGCCACCACGCCTTTCTTCACCGCCATCTTCGCTTTCTTGATCACTTGCAAGAAGGAATCCGGCGAGGTTTACTTGGCTCTCATGCCGGTGGTCTTCGGAATCGTTGTTGCAAGCAACAGTGAGCCTCTGTTTCATCTCTTCGGGTTCTTGGTCTGCGTTGGTTCCACTGCTGGTCGTGCATTGAAGTCGGTGGTTCAGGGGATTCTGTTGAGTTCGGAATCGGAGAAGCTCAACTCAATGAACTTGCTTCTCTACATGGCTCCAATGGCAGCGCTGATACTGCTCCCATTTACACTCTACATCGAAGGGAATGTGGCGGCGGTTACGCTTGAGAAGGCGAGAGGGGACAGGTTCATCGTGTTCTTGCTTGTTGGGAACGCAACGGTGGCGTATTTGGTGAACTTGACGAATTTCTTGGTCACGAAGCACACCAGCGCCTTGACCCTGCAAGTTCTGGGAAATGCAAAAGCAGCAGTGGCGGCTGTGGTCTCCGTTTTGATATTCAGGAACCCCGTAACGGTAATGGGAATGACGGGGTTCGCCGTTACAATCATGGGTGTAGTCCTTTACAGCGAGGCCAAGAAAAGATCCAAACTTACATCTCATTGA
- the LOC112747950 gene encoding subtilisin-like protease 1 produces MAIKLVVFVLNVILFFPSSLSQRVASEEGNEFRTYIVHVKKPESRIWFHSIEGNNNINNLHSWYESFLPSSTIDTASLNSQTRMLHAYRHVGYAFAARLTKDEALHMANKDGVLMIREEKMLQLQTTHTPTFLGLHPDEGLWRETNLGKGVIIGVFDTGISPSHPSFNDQGMSPPPAKWKGKCHFRKGCNNKIIGAITTVGSTYMSEAEPVPPFDDIGHGTHTASIIAGSFVKNANVLGHANGTSVGMAPHAHLAIYKACSMIGCSEGSVLAAFDAAINDGVDIISVSLAGDSKLFSEDAMSIGSFGATQKGILVTIAAGNEGPESSTVVNDAPWIFTVGASTMDRRIVASVKLGNGAEYDGESLYESKLFKNNYNPLVHLNGAPCNKGLLESMKVEGKIVVCVNEKNTMKYKQAEAVKSAGGAAMILANSDTCGYTLSTEETYPLPVTHVSHASGLQIMRYIDSCKDPKATILFKGTITGNTSAPVVASFSSRGPSRQCPGLLKPDIIGPGVNVLASSANWRTSYNGRPPAFSIMSGTSMACPHISGVAALLKSSHPHWSPAVVKSAIMTTAYTTNLQGDPIPDEKLHPASLFAIGAGHVKPSKAEDPGLVYDIMLDDYTAYLCGLGFTSTMAQLVTHKPVNCDLIKKIEATELNYPSFSVVLGAADYFPKTYNRTVMNVGQADSHYIVEVVPPAGVHVSVEPQILVFNGEQQTARYSVTFTRKTGETISASSTAQGFIEWVSDKHSVRSPIAVIFT; encoded by the coding sequence ATGGCTATTAAGTTAGTAGTCTTTGTCCTCAATGTAATCTTGTTTTTTCCCTCATCACTGTCTCAAAGGGTAGCTAGCGAAGAAGGAAATGAGTTTCGAACATACATTGTTCATGTTAAGAAGCCAGAAAGTAGAATATGGTTCCATTCAATAGAAGGCAATAATAACATCAACAATCTCCATAGCTGGTACGAGTCATTCTTGCCATCTTCCACCATTGATACTGCAAGTTTAAATAGCCAGACGCGAATGCTTCATGCATATCGACACGTTGGTTATGCTTTTGCAGCAAGACTTACCAAAGATGAAGCACTACACATGGCCAACAAAGATGGTGTTCTCATGATTCGCGAAGAAAAGATGCTGCAGCTGCAAACAACTCACACCCCTACCTTCTTGGGACTGCACCCAGACGAAGGCCTTTGGAGAGAGACCAACCTTGGGAAAGGTGTGATCATTGGAGTTTTTGACACCGGAATATCGCCTTCTCATCCTTCCTTCAACGACCAAGGAATGTCGCCGCCACCGGCTAAGTGGAAAGGCAAGTGTCACTTTAGAAAAGGCTGCAACAACAAAATAATTGGGGCAATAACCACCGTCGGGTCCACTTATATGTCTGAGGCCGAACCCGTGCCACCTTTCGATGACATCGGGCACGGCACCCACACTGCCAGCATAATTGCTGGCAGTTTTGTGAAAAATGCTAATGTTCTTGGCCATGCCAACGGAACTTCTGTTGGCATGGCTCCTCATGCTCATTTAGCCATTTACAAAGCGTGCAGCATGATTGGTTGCAGTGAAGGTTCTGTTCTAGCCGCATTCGATGCTGCAATTAACGATGGCGTTGACATTATCTCTGTTTCCTTAGCCGGAGACTCTAAATTGTTCTCCGAAGATGCCATGTCGATCGGTAGTTTTGGAGCAACACAGAAGGGGATTCTTGTCACCATTGCAGCCGGTAATGAAGGTCCTGAATCAAGTACGGTTGTGAATGATGCTCCATGGATATTTACCGTAGGAGCAAGCACTATGGATCGACGAATAGTAGCATCAGTCAAGCTTGGAAATGGTGCAGAGTATGATGGTGAGTCTCTTTACGAATCAAAACTATTCAAGAATAATTACAACCCTCTGGTTCATCTTAATGGAGCACCCTGTAACAAAGGTCTATTAGAGAGTATGAAAGTGGAAGGAAAGATCGTGGTGTGTGTTAACGAGAAGAACACAATGAAGTATAAGCAAGCAGAAGCCGTGAAAAGTGCTGGTGGTGCTGCAATGATTCTCGCCAATAGTGATACATGTGGATATACCCTTTCAACTGAAGAAACGTACCCTCTTCCTGTTACACATGTGAGCCATGCTTCAGGGTTGCAAATCATGCGCTACATAGACTCATGCAAGGACCCTAAGGCCACAATATTGTTCAAAGGAACTATCACAGGTAACACATCTGCACCCGTTGTTGCTTCATTCTCATCAAGAGGCCCGAGCAGGCAATGTCCTGGGCTTTTAAAGCCTGACATTATAGGGCCCGGAGTGAATGTTCTAGCTTCTTCGGCCAATTGGAGAACTAGCTACAATGGAAGACCACCAGCTTTCTCAATCATGTCAGGCACATCAATGGCTTGTCCTCACATAAGTGGCGTTGCTGCATTGCTCAAGAGCTCTCACCCTCATTGGTCACCTGCTGTTGTTAAGTCTGCAATCATGACCACGGCATACACAACAAACCTTCAAGGTGATCCCATTCCTGACGAGAAGTTACATCCTGCGAGCTTGTTCGCAATTGGAGCCGGCCATGTCAAGCCTTCCAAGGCCGAAGATCCTGGACTGGTTTATGATATTATGCTTGATGATTACACTGCTTATTTATGTGGATTGGGTTTTACCAGCACAATGGCTCAGCTGGTTACGCATAAGCCTGTGAATTGCGACCTGATAAAAAAGATTGAGGCTACAGAGTTGAACTATCCTTCCTTCTCGGTTGTGTTGGGAGCTGCTGATTATTTCCCTAAGACCTACAACAGAACTGTTATGAATGTTGGTCAAGCTGATTCGCATTATATTGTGGAAGTTGTTCCCCCGGCTGGTGTACATGTTAGCGTGGAACCGCAGATTCTTGTGTTCAACGGCGAGCAACAGACGGCGAGGTACTCGGTGACGTTTACTCGGAAAACAGGAGAAACTATTAGTGCTTCATCTACGGCGCAAGGTTTTATAGAGTGGGTTTCTGATAAGCATTCTGTGAGAAGTCCCATTGCTGTTATTTTCACTTGA